Sequence from the Rutidosis leptorrhynchoides isolate AG116_Rl617_1_P2 chromosome 3, CSIRO_AGI_Rlap_v1, whole genome shotgun sequence genome:
TGCAGACTACAAGAGAATAAGTATGTTAATGATGATCATATAAAAAGTACTGACCACAATATACTCATTACGGAACCCATTAGATCTTTGACTTGTTGTACTTTGCTTTCTGATGTTGTTGACATTGACCAAAGTCTCTTCATCAAATTTACCCCTTTCTTCAATCGAAAGTTGATTAAATCGTTTTTCTCCTTCCTCAACGCTTCTCTTAACATCCACCTATaccaaattaataaataaaaaatgcaAACTTTTAATGTTCCTAAAAAGTATCAAGCATCAAAGAAAATTATTTCACTCCATGATAATAATGCACTTCCATATCACttaattaatatacaaatatagttttatcatatgGAGAAATACATATTTTAatgttaaatatgtaaatatatgacTCGAATCTATATACAGTCTAGTATTATAATTGattggattttaaaaaaaaaacatcaaGCCAAACAAGACGATGAAATAGTGTAGTGACTTACAGATGAATAACCAGAAATGCAATACTCAGGATGTCTAAGCAGAGATAGAGTTGTCTCTGCAACCAAAGCAAATTCAATTGAAAAATCAATTAGAAAATTATAGACACACATATAAGGACACAAATgtttgtgtatatgtgtgtgtacatGCATATTTGTAAATATAACAAGATTTTTAGCAAATAATTGATCCATTCATGTTTAGTATAGAGCAGACAGATCGATGATAATTTGTGAAGCATCATATATACAcactgtatatatatgtgaatatatAATAAACATTGTTACCTTGTAATACAAAACTTAAGCCCGCTGGTGTAGACGTATCAGCTGACTCAGCAATCCGATTGAGATCCCTTTGCAGTGATCTCCCCATACCCAACAATCCAACCTTCAAAAGTAAAAACGTTTAGTTCTACAAATGGTAAGATGAGTAAGTTTACATATCGTAGGTGACTATTTCAAAAATAAAAGTCTGTAGTTATAAAAACATAAACTATCCTTCGGGTTTAAatgattaatattattgataaaacaATAATCTAAGATATTAGTCTCCTGTCTAATAAAGAAGATACAATCCAAGTTTGAGTATCAAGAGCGTAACTTTGAACCTTCAGAATGTGACATCGATTCTTTATTTGGAAAAACATGTAGCAACCATATTTGTAATACTGCCCAAATGTCTACATAGTGTATCTACTACAAAGAATGTTTGGCATTATCGTTCGAAAGTGACTATCTAATAATTGTGCTTGCACGTCGCATATGATCAGTTTCTACTTTCTAATGTTCAAGTACAGTGAAAGTGATTCTTTTTAAATTATTTACCGGTCCACAAATCAGTTTATTAGTAGCTGCAACAAAACTAATTCTGATTATCTAACTATTTAGTTGCCATTTTACCAGTAAATCCTTAAAAAAATCAAAACTTGCCAAGAACAATATACAGTCGTACAGCCCGTTTAACTACAGCTGAGTACCCTACTCTCAGTTAACATATATAATTAGCAGTTTTAGCACATACTAACTTAAGGTTAAGCTAACAGCATATTGAATGAGATATCAGCTATATTTGGAACAAACATAATACCTGAAGCTTTAAAACACTAGTTTTTTCAGTAGCAGTAAGCACACCACCATCATCAGCATCAGACCGATCCGATAAGAACCCGGACACCAAAATAAACGCAGCAAAACCCATCATCACAAAGAAAAAACTTGACCCGACTCCAACTGCAGGCCCTACAaaaaacccaccaccaccaccaaaagGCGTAGGAGCATAATACGGAGCCGAAAATGACACATCGGGGCTCCGAATTCGAGTACTGTAACTTCTCGAAGATGACGAAGAAGAAGAAGACGAAAATGACCTCCCACCCATTCGCCCACCTGAAGCAGCTAACGCATATTGATGATCacacaacaataacaaccccactAAAACCCCAGTTATGAGAGGCTTTTGTAACGAATTTATAAACTTCTTGATTGTATCAAAGATCACTGCTTTAACAGCAATTTGTTTGGAATCATGAAAACCCTTGAtgggtttggggttagggtttgtaAAGAAGCATTTGAGGTGTAATTTGGGGGTGAATTTGTAAGAAAGGTGGGTTCTTGATAATTTGAATGGGAGTTGAGGTGAATGAAGGGATTGTTGGAGTAAAAAAGGGTTGGAATTGAAGTTGGATTGTAATAAAAATGATGTGTTTGCCATGAATGTTTGATGTTGTTGGAGGTATAGATACAGAATAGATAGAGAAAAAGATACAGAGGGTTTGATCTAAAAATGGAATGGTGATGAAAGAATGAATGTAACAGGACCAGATAATGTGAACCCGTGGTTGGATGAAGACCGATTGTGGTGGTAAGACACCTGCCCCTAGTTTTTTACAGTAATATTCTTTTATACTttatttatgattatgatataaaataaaattatgagaattgatatttccaaacttgtTTTTGATAAATCTACACAAATTCACTAAACTGTCTTTAATGATGTGTTATATAAATTTTTCATTTCAAAATATTCATTTCAAAATAACACATCATTAAAGACAGTTTAGTGAATTTGTGTAGATTTATCAAAAACAAGTTTTTGATAAATCTACACAAATTCACTAAACTGTCTTTAATGATGTGTTATATAAATTTTTCATTTCAAAATATTGGAGGGCATATCTGAAAATTAACAACAAATATGTGTGGATCTATCAAAAATATGTTTGAAAATATCACatccttaaaattaaaattatactaACAAGCTAGACTGCATTAAGGATGTACacctaatttaattatatattatattagttTTATGAGTCCGTggtccgtgcgttgcacgacacTTGTATAAAATACTATATGATTACGTTAGTATTGATAATCAAATGtataacacaattataataaaaaaaatcatttatcaCTGATAATATTTGTATCGAAAGTATTACTATCAAAAGCATTGTATACGATAACGTTAGTATTGCATAGACTTTATATAATGTATGATAACATGATTATTTAGGTATTGAAAACATTAGTATCGTATACGTTAGTATTGAATATAATTACAATACAACAATCAGTTGTTCTCATTCAATGTCGCAAAATTTCTTGAACATAAAGTGACACGTTTATGAGCCTATccgttaaaatacgtatcgcaaatgTCAAAAAGTTGATATACTTTAAatttatttaaatatcatattttgtatttagtatatatatttgattgtttatttaaattaagttatatacttAATTTTATATAAAGTTTATTCATTTATTTTCTGCACATTTCACACACATTTGAGTTATGGAGTATAATTTATACTATATAATCTTATGTATTATGGTGCAGATCTTGTTTACTACTTTTTATGTGTATATCTGCTAATAGCTGATAATAATATTGTCATATTTAATATTTAAGTGATTGTATTGTacttagaatatgattaatattaacttttatattaatattattttatttatttaattaattaaaattattttattattttatatttttattaatgccGCATGTGAAGTTCtatttttatatttgtattattttatttatttaatttaatatttaaagtaattatattttatttagaaTATGAATACTTTTCTTATTTGAAAAAACCAATTAATTAGATTGAAAAAACGATGGAATGACACGTAGCAAGAATAAAGGTGGAGTTGACACGTCAGCATAATGACACatgctttatataatgtatagatagaagATATTATATAAATCAGCTAAAACAAAGGTTGATTAAAGTAATAAAAAAATCGAAGGAACAGTAATGGCaatgtaagaccctgtttcagttTCAGACTTGTTCAGTtgtatgggacgccgtcccaattgtgggacgccgtccagaatgctggacgccgtccaattggtctgtcgggccagctgtgtaattttaagattttaaaaggggtatgttggtcttttcacttggggtcggtttggagccttcaaagctgacccattgatcatcttatcctcactttacacccacaaacactctcatcttcaaaccctagagagaggaagagttttagagagaggaagctccatttggagaaggagttggattctcaccaaagctcgggttctaaagttgttcatctcgttttcggctacgttgtggtggtattggtaagttcaaactccgaatttcattttttagattcgatattcaagttagggtttgagcttgattagttgtgaaacccttttagatgatgaagtgggtttatggtgactagttattcttgtcacttgacgggttttgggttggttgacattttggccatgcttaggctttgatattgggtttaatcactaggtttagtgattatggaagtattggaacccttttgagtgtatttggttgattaattttgaaatgggtcaaaattagggtttatgtgtcaattgGACAAGACGagggtttaacacttgtgttcgggtttaattggcgtattgggaccattctcactcgtgctagtgattattggttggtttagacgcggtttggtgcttggaatTGCAAtgagtcgaaattgcactaagtgtcgatttgagttggtttgtaaatccactctaagtgtattgtttgtattgtgataatggaataggtacttttcattggcgagttgcggattatttcggttgcattcatcaagacgacaaggtgagtgttaatatcctatgtgcatatgtatgtgtaggatgggtgcgggtcgggtgaagtggttctcggttatagagctcacttcacatataggtggatttgatggacttgcgtatgggtccaattggcacggttatgcattttggttgaccacttttggCTAGGTGCacaccttgtgtgtacgttatcacatgtacttgtgatgtggattatataaccccaatggtgaagggttgatattgtgTTGTGAATTGaataccccgatgatgtgggttttgatgtgGGAAATGAATcatgtgtggatgcggattcatgatgacgcgtgtatttcggtcatcttattgaggtagtgatctcgtgtggatggggatttactaaggctcgtgtagttcggccaatctcgatgttgttgtgatattgaagatagtagtctcgtgtggatgcggatttactaaggctcgtgtagttcggccaatcttcatttcggTGTtgagttaaggggttaaccttgggcggtttacgctttgttatatatatcgtcgtattgttgtgatgtagctaaccctcctggTGTAACTTGTTGGTGTTGTTCAtagcgtcgttggtgaacttacttgttgattattagctCGTGTATAGCGGTTAAACGGTATGCTTAGATTGCTagtcttatacttggatgctccggtatgtgttattaatTGTTTGTATGacgtatccattttatgcatatatatgtatgtagtatattctcactcactaagcattagcttaccctctcgttgtttacgtttttatagattcgcgtggaggcggtggctcgggtaagcgtggggactagtggacttgggtAGTTTGCTTTAGAGAACGTGCTTTTGgacttgattaggattgggtagcgtatccccaatcaccatgctcggtttatgttttgaattaaactaaaataggtcgaaatggtcacttgacttaattttgggtcgttgtgggcctggtgttgtaaaactcgatttttatTGTGGAAGCCCtttagttataattatattaatgtattttgaaaactgtttagtttaaaagtgtcgggaagcaggttTTACGCCCGCGTGaaattgtaaaactgatcagaattgtttagttcatttggacgccgtccagataactagaCGCTGTCCAGATGCACGGTCTCACAAAATTTTTTTAGGtcgtgttttcggttggataacgggttgggtcgttacaagtggtatcaaagcatggtctaagggatttaggtgacttgagataggtgcctagacttagacttttgtgtgtgcttaattgttgtgggacttgtaggagtacgggtcggaatgggaaatgTGGTTAATGCCTtaatttgtaggtggactaacggtcATATTAAtatgcgaatattattaatatactttgtgttgtgtttgcatttatgtttgcgttgcgaatatcatcgagcaagatagtcgttgtactaacgagttgatacggcgtgtgtgcgtaataaggacttgcaaaccttattacgggtg
This genomic interval carries:
- the LOC139896723 gene encoding FLUCTUATING-LIGHT-ACCLIMATION protein 1, chloroplastic-like; the protein is MANTSFLLQSNFNSNPFLLQQSLHSPQLPFKLSRTHLSYKFTPKLHLKCFFTNPNPKPIKGFHDSKQIAVKAVIFDTIKKFINSLQKPLITGVLVGLLLLCDHQYALAASGGRMGGRSFSSSSSSSSSRSYSTRIRSPDVSFSAPYYAPTPFGGGGGFFVGPAVGVGSSFFFVMMGFAAFILVSGFLSDRSDADDGGVLTATEKTSVLKLQVGLLGMGRSLQRDLNRIAESADTSTPAGLSFVLQETTLSLLRHPEYCISGYSSVDVKRSVEEGEKRFNQLSIEERGKFDEETLVNVNNIRKQSTTSQRSNGFRNEYIVITIIVAAGGVQKLPPINSSAQLKEALQKLASIPSSRIMAVEVLWTPQNENDTLSERELLEDYSLLRPL